The following coding sequences lie in one Miscanthus floridulus cultivar M001 chromosome 9, ASM1932011v1, whole genome shotgun sequence genomic window:
- the LOC136483272 gene encoding uncharacterized protein, whose protein sequence is MDFPNFDGKSDPLPFINQCESYFLQQRIMEEEKVWVASRNLKDGARMWLRQVLQDEGTPAWRRFTELLHLRFGSPPCSNLLHHVSPAADNTLHILADMSTLLDRLKALLKAKEERERLAAVRLQAAARGLLACRRVQSLHGEKRLAVISRSITWPSSEEQAAVRLQAAGRGFLVRRVVRKMRMLLSSSLQFAFSHSGSPIHPVAPIEVEVQGWGLPVQRTTSATQQEAQQQASTAVAVSFVLAPALVLDRSSVRVGWYILQPSSDMKPAVRLFPWDPGGHSCSPNLFHILVPNLFHIVVLNNKGKPRCKRLNPRSRQVGLWQLVGD, encoded by the coding sequence ATGGATTTTCCTAACTTTGATGGGAAATCTGATCCTCTGCCCTTCATCAACCAATGCGAGTCCTACTTCCTCCAGCAACGCATCATGGAGGAAGAAAAAGTATGGGTGGCTTCCCGTAATTTGAAAGATGGCGCCCGGATGTGGCTCCGCCAAGTCCTGCAGGATGAGGGCACCCCAGCGTGGCGCCGCTTCAccgagctgctgcacctgcgctTCGGATCGCCCCCATGCTCCAACCTGCTCCATCATGTGTCCCCTGCTGCCGACAACACCTTACACATCCTTGCTGATATGTCCACACTGCTGGATCGCCTAAAGGCATTGCTCAAGGCGAAGGAGGAACGTGAACGCCTGGCGGCAGTACGCCTACAGGCAGCCGCAAGGGGACTCCTGGCATGCCGGCGGGTGCAGTCTCTCCATGGGGAGAAGCGTCTGGCTGTTATCTCCAGGTCCATCACGTGGCCATCATCAGAGGAGCAGGCAGCAGTGCGCCTGCAAGCAGCAGGGCGAGGTTTCCTTGTCCGGCGGGTGGTGCGGAAGATGCGCATGCTGCTCAGCTCGTCACTGCAGTTTGCGTTCAGCCACTCGGGCTCGCCCATACATCCTGTGGCTCCAATTGAAGTGGAGGTCCAAGGATGGGGCCTTCCGGTGCAGCGAACGACCAGCGCCACCCAACAAGAAGCCCAACAACAAGCATCGACGGCGGTGGCCGTCTCATTTGTTCTAGCACCCGCCTTGGTGCTTGACAGATCCAGTGTAAGAGTGGGCTGGTACATCCTCCAGCCTTCATCTGACATGAAGCCAGCGGTTCGGCTCTTCCCGTGGGATCCAGGAGGACATAGTTGCAGTCCAAATTTGTTTCATATTTTAGTTCCAAATTTATTTCATATTGTAGTTTTAAATAACAAAGGTAAGCCGAGATGTAAAAGGCTTAACCCTAGGTCGCGTCAAGTAGGTTTGTGGCAGCTCGTGGGCGACTGA